The following are from one region of the Actinoplanes sp. L3-i22 genome:
- a CDS encoding ABC transporter permease, producing the protein MSFFEVIRFSLRGLSANKLRSALTMLGILIGVAAVILLVAVGNGSAKAISDRIEALGTNTITVMSTGRGGSSSTALTKKMSDALINPELAPDIKSVSPVVSASSATMTYEGTDHSVSTFVGTTKDWFGASSTPVEKGASFTEDDVTQGRRVVVIGQTVAEELFPGIDPIDKQVTVSGALFTVVGVLKEKSSTGFQDSNDTAVAPLTAVQQVLAGYGSLTSIIVEAKDPDKVDAVQSEVSTILNQQLNVKSTTSSSRSGSGGNSGTSSTPYRIQNASSLLETQTETADTFTTLLGAVAAISLLVGGIGITNIMLVTVTERTREIGIRKALGAPRRVILTQFLIEATLLSVLGGALGVAAALIGSHFTIVGVKPVIVPSSIGLAVGVSVAIGLFFGGLPAARAARLRPIDALRYE; encoded by the coding sequence ATGAGCTTTTTCGAGGTAATCCGGTTCTCTTTGCGCGGGCTCTCGGCGAACAAGCTGCGCTCGGCGCTCACCATGCTCGGCATCCTGATCGGTGTCGCCGCGGTGATCCTGCTGGTCGCGGTCGGCAACGGCTCGGCCAAGGCGATCAGCGACCGGATCGAGGCGCTGGGCACCAACACGATCACCGTGATGAGCACCGGCCGCGGCGGGTCGTCCAGCACCGCCCTGACCAAGAAGATGTCCGACGCGCTGATCAACCCGGAGCTCGCCCCGGACATCAAGTCGGTCTCGCCGGTGGTGAGCGCGTCGTCGGCGACCATGACGTACGAGGGCACCGACCACTCGGTCAGCACGTTCGTCGGCACCACGAAGGACTGGTTCGGCGCGTCCAGCACCCCGGTCGAGAAGGGCGCGTCGTTCACCGAGGACGACGTCACCCAGGGCCGCCGGGTCGTGGTGATCGGGCAGACCGTCGCCGAGGAGCTGTTCCCCGGCATCGACCCGATCGACAAGCAGGTCACCGTGAGCGGCGCGCTGTTCACCGTGGTCGGCGTGCTGAAGGAGAAGAGCTCCACCGGCTTCCAGGACTCCAACGACACCGCGGTCGCCCCGCTCACCGCGGTGCAGCAGGTCCTGGCCGGCTACGGCTCGCTCACCTCGATCATCGTCGAGGCCAAGGACCCGGACAAGGTCGACGCGGTGCAGAGCGAGGTCTCCACGATCCTCAACCAGCAGCTGAACGTGAAGTCGACGACCTCCTCGTCCCGTAGCGGCAGTGGCGGCAACAGCGGCACCAGCAGCACGCCGTACCGGATCCAGAACGCCTCCTCGCTGCTGGAGACGCAGACCGAGACCGCCGACACGTTCACCACCCTGCTCGGGGCGGTGGCCGCGATCAGTCTGCTGGTCGGCGGCATCGGCATCACCAACATCATGCTGGTCACGGTGACCGAGCGGACCCGGGAGATCGGCATCCGCAAGGCGCTCGGCGCACCCCGCCGGGTGATCCTGACCCAGTTCCTGATCGAGGCGACCCTGCTGAGTGTGCTCGGCGGCGCCCTCGGCGTGGCCGCCGCCCTGATCGGCAGCCATTTCACGATCGTCGGCGTGAAACCGGTGATCGTGCCCAGTTCGATCGGGCTCGCCGTCGGTGTGTCCGTCGCGATCGGGCTGTTCTTCGGCGGCCTGCCCGCCGCCCGCGCCGCCCGCCTGCGTCCCATCGACGCGCTGCGCTACGAGTGA
- a CDS encoding LuxR family transcriptional regulator yields MSRDSPTLHGRASLLAEIDARLTMGGGLSLYGPPGIGKTVLLDAVADQAAARGELILRLRPARGERTLAYAGMADLVRQIPPEAVAALAPAARNALAALRQGRPPRTGVPALARRLLLPALLAHCARSTGVLLVLDDAQWLDPESAALIAFAMRRRPGARIRAVAAERRPDLTGHRRAARLVPAPVTEIAVPPLAPDDLSAMLEARGLPCRTASRLHRASAGNPFLALALGSTGADGPAWRPAPLPEAARDLARDLLGPLSAEVHATLLVAALATDPTVTLLRRAGRDDADRELRLAAAAGVVDVSGEAIHFTPPLVAQVLVEETGAGERAGTHAALAAAALDPLEALRHRALRSARPDAAVARRLAAAAGQCAARGADRTAAEFYLLAADRSPHQLATVRLDWLVAAARNALTGGAPALAGRAAEAVIAADAPAGHRVRARVVLIDLAGQALGEMGEMFAAALAEAGDDPALLAPVRLRLTWQAMITGEPDRAAFEARSTAEIARRAGDATSEAMALSSLAQIQRMRGEPAWHDSLARALALPASPAPDWLHYGPHYMAARFALIDDRLDEARAELLRLLAVAEHDRIGEARVEVLRSLSEVATRAGRCREALRYAHRAVQAAQEAGLSPGPTWYTAAVAELAGGSLASAAGFARRGIRASEQEGDNLYLRRNLHALGQAGLRSGDTRAGVAALRRLRDLEAEAGNSDPMIVRWHADLATGLAALGEHVEAAETLAHARKAAEQLGSSPALAGYLDRATAIVQSESGQSDSAVELSTSAAHLFEQLRQPVEQGHALLVAGGAERRRRRYAAARLLIGAALAIFMSADARPWAEETERALARTEGSLAPEQGLTSTELRIAAMVRDGASNREIATRLYLSVKTVEATLTRVYRKLGVRSRTQLSSRLQAIDGGPFPEPTSPA; encoded by the coding sequence TTGTCGCGCGACTCGCCGACACTGCACGGCCGGGCGTCGTTGCTCGCGGAGATCGACGCGCGCCTCACCATGGGTGGCGGGCTGTCCCTCTACGGGCCGCCCGGCATCGGCAAGACCGTCCTGCTCGATGCCGTCGCCGACCAGGCCGCGGCCCGCGGCGAGCTGATCCTCCGGTTGCGGCCCGCCCGGGGCGAAAGAACTTTGGCGTACGCGGGGATGGCCGACCTCGTCCGGCAGATCCCCCCGGAGGCGGTCGCCGCCCTGGCACCCGCCGCCCGCAACGCGCTCGCCGCGCTGCGCCAGGGCCGGCCGCCCCGCACCGGCGTGCCCGCCCTGGCCCGGCGCCTGCTGCTGCCCGCCCTGCTCGCGCACTGCGCCCGCAGCACCGGGGTGCTGCTGGTCCTCGACGACGCGCAGTGGCTCGACCCGGAGTCGGCCGCGCTGATCGCGTTCGCGATGCGCCGCCGCCCCGGCGCCCGGATCCGGGCCGTCGCCGCCGAGCGCCGCCCCGACCTCACCGGCCACCGCCGCGCCGCCCGGCTCGTCCCGGCCCCGGTCACCGAGATCGCCGTGCCGCCGCTCGCGCCGGACGACCTCTCCGCCATGCTCGAGGCCCGCGGGCTGCCCTGCCGGACCGCCAGCCGGCTGCACCGGGCCAGCGCCGGCAACCCGTTCCTGGCCCTCGCCCTGGGCAGCACCGGCGCCGACGGCCCGGCCTGGCGCCCGGCGCCGCTGCCCGAGGCCGCCCGCGACCTCGCCCGGGACCTGCTCGGCCCGCTCTCCGCCGAGGTCCACGCGACGCTGCTGGTGGCCGCGCTGGCCACCGACCCGACGGTCACCCTGCTGCGCCGGGCCGGCCGGGACGACGCCGACCGGGAACTGCGCCTGGCCGCCGCGGCGGGCGTGGTCGACGTGTCCGGGGAGGCGATCCATTTCACGCCGCCGCTGGTCGCGCAGGTGCTCGTCGAGGAGACCGGCGCCGGCGAGCGCGCCGGGACGCACGCCGCCCTGGCCGCGGCGGCGCTCGACCCGCTGGAGGCGCTGCGGCACCGGGCCCTGCGCAGCGCCCGCCCGGACGCCGCGGTCGCCCGCCGCCTGGCCGCCGCGGCCGGCCAGTGCGCCGCGCGGGGCGCCGACCGGACCGCCGCCGAGTTCTACCTGCTCGCCGCCGACCGGTCGCCGCACCAGCTGGCCACCGTCCGGCTCGACTGGCTGGTCGCGGCCGCCCGCAACGCGCTCACCGGCGGCGCCCCGGCGCTGGCCGGCCGCGCCGCCGAGGCCGTGATCGCCGCCGACGCGCCCGCCGGGCACCGGGTCCGCGCCCGCGTCGTCCTGATCGACCTGGCCGGTCAGGCGCTCGGCGAGATGGGCGAGATGTTCGCCGCCGCCCTCGCCGAGGCCGGCGACGACCCCGCGCTGCTCGCCCCGGTCCGCCTGCGACTCACCTGGCAGGCCATGATCACCGGCGAGCCGGACCGGGCCGCCTTCGAGGCCCGGAGCACCGCCGAGATCGCCCGCCGGGCCGGCGACGCGACCAGCGAGGCGATGGCGCTGAGCAGCCTGGCCCAGATCCAGCGGATGCGCGGCGAGCCGGCCTGGCACGACTCGCTCGCCCGTGCGCTGGCCCTGCCGGCCTCCCCGGCCCCGGACTGGCTGCACTACGGCCCGCACTACATGGCCGCCCGTTTCGCCCTGATCGACGACCGCCTCGACGAGGCGCGCGCCGAACTCCTCCGGCTGCTCGCGGTCGCCGAACACGACCGGATCGGCGAGGCCCGCGTCGAGGTGCTCCGCAGCCTCTCCGAGGTGGCGACGCGGGCCGGCCGCTGCCGGGAGGCGCTGCGGTACGCCCATCGCGCCGTCCAGGCCGCCCAGGAGGCCGGTCTGAGCCCGGGCCCGACCTGGTACACCGCCGCCGTCGCGGAACTGGCCGGCGGCAGTCTGGCGTCGGCCGCCGGGTTCGCGCGGCGCGGCATCCGGGCGTCCGAGCAGGAGGGCGACAACCTCTACCTGCGGCGCAACCTGCACGCGCTGGGCCAGGCCGGCCTGCGCTCCGGCGACACCCGGGCCGGCGTGGCGGCGCTGCGCCGGCTGCGCGACCTGGAGGCCGAGGCCGGCAACTCGGACCCGATGATCGTCCGCTGGCACGCCGACCTGGCCACCGGGCTGGCCGCCCTCGGCGAGCACGTGGAGGCGGCGGAGACGCTGGCCCACGCCCGCAAGGCCGCCGAGCAGCTGGGCAGCAGCCCGGCGCTGGCCGGCTACCTGGACCGGGCGACCGCGATCGTCCAGTCGGAGAGCGGCCAGTCGGACTCCGCGGTCGAGCTGTCGACGTCGGCCGCGCACCTGTTCGAGCAGCTGCGGCAGCCGGTCGAGCAGGGCCACGCGCTCCTGGTCGCCGGCGGGGCGGAACGCCGCCGGCGCCGGTACGCGGCCGCCCGGCTGCTGATCGGCGCCGCGCTGGCGATCTTCATGTCGGCGGACGCCCGCCCGTGGGCGGAGGAGACCGAGCGTGCCCTGGCCCGCACCGAGGGCAGCCTGGCCCCGGAACAGGGCCTGACCTCGACCGAGCTGCGGATCGCCGCGATGGTGCGGGACGGCGCCAGCAACCGCGAGATCGCCACCCGGTTGTACCTGAGCGTCAAGACCGTCGAGGCGACCCTGACCCGCGTCTACCGCAAGCTGGGGGTCCGCTCCCGCACCCAGCTGTCCTCCCGCCTCCAGGCCATCGACGGCGGCCCCTTCCCCGAACCCACCTCCCCCGCCTGA
- a CDS encoding TerC family protein: protein MLEVTALGWTLTIGVIVALLALDLTLGVLRPHVVGFREAAGWSIFYIAVAIAFGVVFASVAGWGYGTEYFAGYIVEKSLSVDNLFVFVIIMSTFAVPERYQQEALTFGIIIALVLRVVFIALGATLLNMFSFMFLIFGLILIYTAVQLFRHRDEDPSIEDNALVKAGRRLLPVTEDYVDGKMITRVDGKRMVTPLFLVLLAIGSTDILFALDSIPAVFGVTEEAYIVFVANAFALLGLRALFFLVKGLLDRLVYLSTGLSVILAFIGVKLILHWAHKSLSDAVPEVSTPVSLGVIIGILVVTTVASLIKSGRDPSQKAHAGSLRAHPEHQPHE from the coding sequence ATGCTTGAGGTCACCGCGCTCGGCTGGACCCTGACGATAGGTGTCATCGTCGCCCTGCTCGCCCTCGATTTGACCTTGGGGGTGTTGCGTCCGCACGTCGTCGGATTCCGCGAAGCCGCGGGTTGGTCGATCTTCTACATCGCCGTCGCTATCGCCTTCGGCGTCGTCTTCGCGAGCGTCGCCGGTTGGGGTTACGGCACCGAATATTTCGCCGGTTACATCGTCGAGAAGAGCCTGTCGGTCGACAATCTCTTCGTTTTCGTGATCATCATGAGCACGTTCGCCGTGCCCGAGCGCTACCAGCAGGAAGCGCTCACCTTCGGGATCATCATCGCCCTGGTGCTGCGCGTCGTCTTCATCGCGCTCGGGGCGACGCTGCTGAACATGTTCTCGTTCATGTTCCTGATCTTCGGGCTGATCCTGATCTACACCGCGGTGCAGTTGTTCCGGCACCGCGACGAGGACCCCAGCATCGAGGACAACGCACTGGTCAAAGCCGGTCGCCGGCTGCTCCCGGTGACCGAGGACTACGTCGACGGCAAGATGATCACCCGGGTCGACGGGAAGCGGATGGTCACCCCGCTGTTCCTGGTCCTGCTCGCGATCGGCAGCACCGACATCCTCTTCGCGCTCGACTCGATCCCCGCGGTCTTCGGCGTGACCGAGGAGGCCTACATCGTCTTCGTCGCGAACGCGTTCGCGCTGCTCGGCCTCCGCGCCCTGTTCTTCCTGGTCAAGGGCCTGCTGGACCGGCTGGTCTACCTGTCGACCGGGCTCTCGGTGATCCTCGCCTTCATCGGCGTGAAGCTGATCCTGCACTGGGCGCACAAGTCGCTGAGCGACGCGGTGCCCGAGGTCAGCACGCCGGTCTCCCTCGGGGTGATCATCGGCATCCTCGTCGTCACGACGGTCGCCAGCCTGATCAAATCCGGTCGCGATCCGTCGCAGAAGGCGCACGCCGGCAGCCTCCGCGCCCACCCGGAGCACCAGCCCCACGAGTGA
- a CDS encoding dioxygenase, with the protein MPTLFLSHGAPPLVDDPTWVAQLRDLAATLPRPKAILMASAHWESAPLMLGATETVPLVYDFGGFAQRYYEVQYRAPGAPVLADQVAALMPDGETVARTNRGLDHGAYVPLTVMYPEADIPVLQMSLPTLEPDRLLELGARLAPLRDEGVLIVGSGFTTHGLPFLRDWSPNAAAPGWSREFDSWAAEALARGAVDELADFRAVAPGMPYAHPTIEHFAPMFLTLGASESPDKAPEQPIDGFWMGLAKRSFVTV; encoded by the coding sequence ATGCCCACCCTGTTCCTGAGCCACGGCGCGCCGCCCCTGGTGGATGACCCCACCTGGGTCGCGCAGCTGCGTGACCTGGCCGCCACCCTGCCCCGCCCGAAGGCCATCCTGATGGCCTCGGCGCACTGGGAGTCGGCCCCGTTGATGCTCGGTGCGACCGAGACCGTCCCGCTTGTGTATGACTTCGGAGGGTTCGCCCAGCGTTACTACGAGGTGCAATACCGTGCCCCGGGTGCCCCGGTTCTGGCCGATCAGGTGGCCGCGCTGATGCCGGACGGCGAAACAGTTGCCCGGACGAATCGTGGTCTTGATCACGGTGCGTACGTCCCGCTCACCGTTATGTATCCGGAAGCGGACATTCCGGTCCTGCAGATGTCGCTGCCGACCCTCGAACCCGACCGGCTCCTGGAGCTCGGCGCCCGGCTCGCGCCGCTGCGTGACGAGGGCGTGCTGATCGTCGGCTCCGGCTTCACCACGCACGGCCTGCCGTTCCTGCGCGACTGGAGCCCGAACGCGGCGGCGCCCGGCTGGTCGCGCGAGTTCGACTCGTGGGCCGCCGAGGCCCTGGCCCGCGGCGCGGTCGACGAGCTGGCGGACTTCCGCGCCGTCGCGCCCGGGATGCCGTACGCGCACCCGACCATCGAGCACTTCGCGCCGATGTTCCTGACGCTCGGCGCCTCCGAGAGCCCGGACAAGGCGCCGGAGCAGCCGATCGACGGGTTCTGGATGGGGCTCGCCAAGCGGTCGTTCGTGACGGTCTGA
- a CDS encoding GPP34 family phosphoprotein, protein MASPPQLPPADDLYLTAHDTIRGKSLLSPATLGLGLGAALLGELMLWRRIDLVETELIVIDERPTGDAATTALLEQIRREAGQHGVRNWISYLSTGIGTDLVERRLARGGLIKRVEKRGLLGTKTSFVPADSMTAGWPATRIRTKVSRDEQLDVADLLLAGLILATGLDQTVLATLNARDRTRLFDQFRRLFPAMLQQLVAHAEAAVGDAVMARRA, encoded by the coding sequence GTGGCGTCACCGCCGCAGCTACCGCCCGCGGATGATCTCTACCTGACCGCGCACGACACGATCCGCGGCAAATCGCTGCTGTCCCCGGCCACCCTGGGGTTGGGTCTGGGTGCCGCGCTTCTGGGTGAGTTGATGCTGTGGCGGCGCATCGATCTCGTCGAGACCGAGTTGATCGTCATCGACGAACGCCCGACCGGCGACGCGGCCACCACCGCGCTGCTGGAGCAGATCCGGCGCGAGGCGGGACAGCACGGAGTGCGCAACTGGATCTCCTACCTGTCCACCGGCATCGGCACCGACCTGGTCGAGCGCCGTCTCGCGCGGGGCGGTCTGATCAAACGGGTGGAGAAGCGCGGGCTGCTCGGGACCAAGACGTCGTTCGTGCCGGCCGACTCGATGACCGCCGGCTGGCCGGCCACCCGGATCCGCACCAAGGTCTCCCGCGACGAGCAACTCGACGTCGCCGACCTGCTGCTCGCCGGCCTGATCCTGGCCACCGGCCTGGACCAGACCGTGCTGGCCACCCTCAACGCCCGTGACCGGACCCGGCTGTTCGATCAGTTCCGCCGACTGTTCCCGGCGATGCTGCAACAACTCGTCGCGCACGCGGAGGCCGCCGTCGGCGACGCCGTGATGGCGCGCCGCGCCTGA
- a CDS encoding APC family permease — MSSTATQPSESQLSNALARDRLGVASVVFFVMSAAAPLTVVAGVVPTGLAVTGLTGISIAFLAVALVLAIFSVGYVAMARHISNAGAFYAYVSRGLGRPVGVGASWVALLAYNMFQVASYGGFGAIAQPLFQDWFGVDIPWWGLALVAWLMVAVLGVRDVAVNGKVLATLLVAEIALTVVFSVAEILSNGFHASSAPVDASQLTGAGAGALLVMAITGFVGFEQSVVFSEESRDPKRTVPRATYIAIALIAVLYAFASWAMISAAGSDQVVARAGAEGPELFFNLAAGPLGSIALHLGHILFLTSLIAAMISFHNIISRYMFSLGREGVLPRLFGKTVPGTGAPKNGSLAQSVVGLVVIVAYAVAGWDPLVQLFFWGGTGGGLGVLLLITLTAFAVIGYFARNPEGEDVLHRIVAPVIGAVLLVVVSYLALDNIATLLGVEPGSNTAIIVPSSFGVVLALGIIWGLYLRSGRPQVYAGIGLGASSATTGSGGFAAALNENNDPATGGYHDGGHHR, encoded by the coding sequence GTGTCTTCGACCGCAACTCAACCCTCGGAGAGTCAGCTCTCCAACGCACTGGCCCGGGACCGGCTCGGCGTCGCCTCGGTCGTCTTCTTCGTCATGTCGGCGGCGGCCCCGCTGACCGTGGTCGCCGGCGTCGTGCCGACCGGCCTCGCGGTGACCGGCCTGACCGGCATCTCGATCGCGTTCCTCGCGGTCGCCCTGGTCCTGGCGATCTTCTCGGTCGGCTACGTCGCGATGGCGCGGCACATCTCCAACGCGGGCGCCTTCTACGCGTACGTGTCCCGGGGCCTCGGCCGTCCGGTCGGCGTCGGCGCCTCGTGGGTGGCGCTGCTCGCGTACAACATGTTCCAGGTCGCCTCGTACGGCGGCTTCGGCGCGATCGCCCAGCCGCTGTTCCAGGACTGGTTCGGCGTGGACATCCCGTGGTGGGGCCTGGCCCTGGTGGCCTGGCTCATGGTCGCGGTCCTGGGGGTCCGGGACGTCGCCGTCAACGGCAAGGTGCTCGCCACCCTGCTGGTCGCCGAGATCGCGCTGACCGTCGTGTTCAGCGTCGCCGAGATCCTCTCCAACGGCTTCCACGCCTCGTCCGCCCCGGTCGACGCGTCCCAGCTGACCGGCGCCGGCGCCGGCGCGCTGCTGGTCATGGCGATCACCGGCTTCGTCGGGTTCGAGCAGTCGGTGGTGTTCTCCGAGGAGTCGCGCGACCCGAAGCGCACCGTGCCGCGCGCCACGTACATCGCGATCGCCCTGATCGCCGTGCTCTACGCGTTCGCGTCCTGGGCGATGATCTCCGCGGCCGGTTCCGACCAGGTCGTCGCGCGCGCCGGTGCGGAGGGCCCCGAGCTCTTCTTCAACCTGGCCGCCGGCCCGCTCGGCAGCATCGCGCTGCACCTGGGCCACATCCTGTTCCTGACCTCGCTGATCGCCGCGATGATCTCGTTCCACAACATCATCTCGCGGTACATGTTCTCGCTGGGCCGGGAGGGCGTGCTGCCCCGCCTGTTCGGCAAGACCGTGCCGGGCACCGGCGCCCCGAAGAACGGCTCGCTCGCCCAGTCCGTGGTCGGCCTGGTCGTCATCGTGGCCTACGCGGTCGCCGGCTGGGACCCGCTGGTCCAGCTCTTCTTCTGGGGCGGCACCGGTGGTGGCCTCGGCGTCCTGCTGCTGATCACGCTCACCGCGTTCGCGGTCATCGGCTACTTCGCCCGCAACCCCGAGGGTGAGGACGTGCTGCACCGCATCGTCGCCCCGGTGATCGGCGCGGTCCTGCTGGTCGTCGTCTCCTACCTGGCGCTGGACAACATCGCCACGCTGCTGGGCGTCGAGCCGGGCAGCAACACGGCGATCATCGTGCCGTCGTCGTTCGGCGTGGTCCTGGCCCTCGGCATCATCTGGGGCCTGTACCTGCGCTCCGGCCGCCCGCAGGTCTACGCCGGCATCGGCCTCGGCGCCAGCAGCGCGACCACCGGCAGCGGCGGTTTCGCCGCGGCGCTCAACGAGAACAACGACCCGGCCACCGGGGGCTACCACGACGGGGGCCACCACCGATGA
- a CDS encoding GNAT family N-acetyltransferase — translation MTEFTIRPARADELTAIGALISRSFDELDADSYLVPVPEDRERVMADFFTLETEYAFSHGKVEVIDHEDGGYAAAAVWYDRVRPLPEFPNYMERLTELAGDHLDRFGALGELFEKNHPTDQHWHLQFLAVRPEMQGHGLGGVLMKNVHDILDAAGLPAYLEATNENNVRLYRRYGYTDMDPFAILLPDGTPFFRMWRPAA, via the coding sequence ATGACCGAGTTCACCATCCGGCCGGCCCGGGCGGACGAGCTCACCGCGATCGGCGCGCTGATCTCGCGCTCGTTCGACGAGCTGGACGCCGACTCGTACCTGGTCCCGGTCCCCGAGGACCGGGAGCGGGTGATGGCCGACTTCTTCACGCTGGAGACCGAGTACGCCTTCAGCCACGGCAAGGTCGAGGTCATCGACCACGAGGACGGCGGCTACGCGGCCGCCGCCGTGTGGTACGACCGGGTCCGTCCGCTGCCGGAGTTCCCGAACTACATGGAGCGGCTGACCGAGCTCGCCGGTGACCACCTGGACCGCTTCGGCGCCCTGGGGGAGCTGTTCGAGAAGAACCACCCCACCGATCAGCACTGGCACCTGCAGTTCCTCGCCGTCCGGCCGGAGATGCAGGGCCACGGGCTGGGCGGCGTGCTGATGAAGAACGTGCACGACATCCTGGACGCGGCGGGTCTCCCGGCGTACCTGGAGGCCACGAACGAGAACAACGTGCGGCTGTACCGGCGTTACGGCTACACCGACATGGACCCGTTCGCGATCCTGCTCCCGGACGGCACCCCGTTCTTCCGGATGTGGCGTCCCGCCGCCTAG
- the iolC gene encoding 5-dehydro-2-deoxygluconokinase encodes MLVHEVLTMGRIGVDLYPEQAGVPLGEVRTFAKSLGGSPSNVAVAAARYGRRAAVITRVGADPFGEYLRSALRDFGVDDRFVGVVPGLPTPVTFCELFPPDHFPLYFYRYPKAPDLMIHESELDLDAIRSAAIFWVTGTGLSTDPSRSATLAALSARSRPDASSAAAGSLRRATVFDLDWRPMFWDSDPRPWYAEALRHATVAVGNLDEVEIAVGTRDPAAAAAALLAHGVELAVIKQGPAGVAAYRRDATAYAKPCEIEVVNGLGAGDAFGGALCHGLLAGLDLTETIHFANAAGALVASRLACADAMPTEPEVRELLRAGAGHG; translated from the coding sequence ATGCTTGTCCATGAAGTCCTGACGATGGGGCGCATCGGGGTCGACCTCTATCCCGAGCAGGCCGGGGTGCCGCTCGGCGAGGTGCGCACGTTCGCGAAGTCCCTCGGCGGCAGTCCGTCCAACGTGGCGGTGGCCGCGGCCCGGTACGGCCGGCGAGCCGCGGTGATCACCCGGGTCGGAGCCGACCCGTTCGGGGAGTATCTGCGCTCGGCACTGCGGGACTTCGGGGTGGACGACCGGTTCGTCGGCGTCGTCCCGGGGCTGCCGACGCCGGTGACCTTCTGCGAGCTCTTTCCGCCTGATCATTTTCCGCTCTACTTCTACCGGTACCCCAAGGCCCCGGATCTGATGATCCACGAGTCCGAACTGGACCTGGACGCGATCCGCTCGGCGGCGATCTTCTGGGTCACCGGCACCGGCCTCAGCACCGACCCGTCCCGCTCGGCGACGCTGGCTGCCCTGTCCGCCCGCAGCCGGCCCGACGCCTCGTCGGCCGCGGCCGGATCGCTTCGGCGGGCGACCGTTTTCGACCTGGACTGGCGGCCGATGTTCTGGGACTCGGATCCGCGGCCCTGGTATGCCGAGGCGTTGCGGCACGCCACGGTCGCGGTCGGGAACCTCGACGAGGTCGAGATCGCGGTGGGCACCCGGGACCCCGCCGCGGCCGCCGCCGCGCTGCTGGCGCACGGTGTCGAGCTGGCTGTGATCAAACAGGGCCCGGCCGGGGTGGCCGCCTACCGCCGCGACGCGACGGCGTACGCGAAGCCCTGCGAGATCGAGGTCGTGAACGGCCTCGGCGCCGGTGACGCCTTCGGCGGCGCCCTGTGCCACGGCCTGCTCGCCGGCCTGGACCTCACCGAGACGATCCACTTCGCCAACGCCGCCGGCGCCCTGGTCGCCTCCCGGCTGGCCTGCGCCGACGCCATGCCCACCGAGCCGGAGGTCCGCGAGCTGCTCCGCGCCGGGGCAGGTCATGGCTGA
- the iolB gene encoding 5-deoxy-glucuronate isomerase: MADARVNPVVPRGSTAARPFDVNVNPENAGWAHSGLRVVQLPVGGRVKFVTAGDEMLVLPLAGGCDVACDDERLTLTGRRSVFSRVTDFAYLPCGAEVTLRAPNGGRFALPAARAGRRLPFRYGPAEDVPVELRGAGSASRQVNNFCTPESFEADALIAVEVLTPGGNWSSYPPHKHDEQSDDESRLEEIYYFEVAPSPSGRPGCGYQRVYGHPDRPIDVCAEVRSGDVVLIPYGWHGPSMAAPGYDLYYLNVMAGPGERRWLIRDDPAHDWVRGAWAVQRIDPRLPLTTARERRRT, from the coding sequence ATGGCTGACGCCCGGGTCAACCCGGTGGTCCCGCGCGGCTCCACCGCCGCGCGCCCGTTCGACGTGAACGTCAACCCGGAGAACGCCGGCTGGGCCCATAGTGGACTGCGCGTCGTCCAGCTCCCGGTCGGCGGCCGGGTCAAGTTCGTCACCGCCGGCGACGAGATGCTTGTCCTGCCGCTCGCCGGCGGCTGCGACGTGGCCTGTGACGACGAGCGCCTCACGCTGACCGGGCGGCGCTCGGTCTTCTCCCGGGTGACCGATTTCGCCTACCTCCCGTGCGGCGCCGAGGTCACCCTGCGGGCGCCGAACGGCGGCCGGTTCGCGCTGCCGGCCGCGCGGGCCGGGCGCCGGCTGCCGTTCCGCTACGGCCCGGCCGAGGACGTCCCGGTCGAGCTGCGCGGCGCCGGCTCGGCGAGCCGGCAGGTCAACAACTTCTGCACGCCGGAGTCGTTCGAGGCGGACGCCCTGATCGCGGTCGAGGTGCTCACCCCGGGCGGGAACTGGTCGTCGTATCCACCACACAAGCACGACGAGCAGAGCGACGACGAGTCCCGCCTCGAGGAGATCTACTACTTCGAGGTGGCGCCGTCGCCGTCCGGCCGGCCGGGCTGCGGTTACCAGCGGGTCTACGGCCATCCGGACCGCCCGATCGACGTGTGCGCCGAGGTGCGCAGCGGGGACGTCGTGCTGATCCCCTACGGCTGGCACGGCCCGTCGATGGCGGCCCCCGGCTACGACCTCTACTACCTCAACGTGATGGCCGGCCCCGGCGAGCGGCGCTGGCTGATCCGCGACGACCCGGCTCATGACTGGGTCCGCGGGGCGTGGGCGGTCCAGCGGATCGACCCACGCCTGCCCCTCACCACGGCCCGGGAGCGGAGGCGCACGTGA